DNA from Sphingomonas sp. SUN039:
GCTAAAGGTCGACCGTTCGGTGGAGAGTATTCGTCGAGATTCCGTTGGAGCATCATGAAAAATGCCCCGATAATTCCGTTTGTCGGTACCGTGGGCGAACCCTATCTTTTCACTATGCGTATCGAGGTCAGCGCCGAGGGTGCCATCACGAAGTGTGAAACGCTATCGCCACCGGGCATTCGCGAAAACACCGGCCCGTGTCGCGACATTCTCGCGAGTAAACCAATCAAACCTTATGTTGATGCTGCCGGTCGCCCGGTGCCGAAGGTGCTAATTATACGCCACGAACTGGAAATCAGAGACCAATAGCGCTCAAGCTAACCCCGCAACGCTCAATCGAGCAACGTCTCGGTATCGACCTCCAGCCCCTCGATGGTTGCAGACACCAGCCGCTCGCCGAGCAAAACGTCGAGTTGGCCGTGATACCCGTCCGCGTCAGGATTTTCGTGCATCAGTGCGCGGTTCTCGTTGAGGTCGATCACCCAATATTCCGCAATTCCCGCCGCCGCATACAGGTCCGATTTCCGGCCCAGATCGGTTTCGAGCGTCGAGTCCGACACTTCGATGACCAGCGCGACATGCGCCAAGGGCACCGCGCCGTCGCCGCGATAATCGGTCAGCGTGATGTCGGGTTCGGGCAGCGATCCATCGGATAGCCGGATCGAGACTTCGACTTGCGGACGCAGCGGCGATCCCATGTCTCGCAACGCCTTGCCTAGTTCGAATGCCAAGTCTGTCTTCACCCGCGCGTGGCGGCTCCACTGCGCGTTCATGACGACGATCTCCCCCTCGATCAGCTCGCTCTTCGCATAGTCGTCAAACAGTCCCTGTTCGTGCAGCGCGATGAACTGATCTACCGTAAAGCGGAACGGCTCGGCGGTCGCGGTTGGCGGGCTGAAGGGCGCATTCATGCCGGAAACCTATCACATCGCGCTCGCTATGTAAGGGGGATGGCAGCGGTTGAGGTTTGACCACATTGTGAAGCCGCCCCCGTGATGATAGTCTGCGCCAACCACCGGCCTGTCGGGGAACGCGTCGATGACCACCTACCATTACATCGTCATCGCCCTGTTCGCCCTCTTTGCGCTGGCGGATTTCGTTGGGCGGCGCACCCAATTCCCCGATATCCGCTATTGGCGCATCATGGGTGTCGTCTCGACCATCCTCTATTTCACTATCGCGACCTTCGCGCCGTTCGTGTGGGACGCGTTTTTCGGCGCGCACCAGTTGATCGACGGCTCGGTGCTGCCGTTCTGGGCGCAGGTCGTCGGCGGGTTCCTGATCCTCGAGTTCGGCATTTATTTCTGGCACCGCGCGATGCACGGCTGGGACCCGTTGTGGTGCGCGACACACCAGATGCACCACAGCGCCGAGCGGGTGGACATCTGGGGCGCCTATTATTTCCATCCGCTCGACATGCTGGGCTGGTCGCTACTCGGGTCGCTGTGCCTCGTCTGGATCTTCGGGCTGAGCGCGGAGGCGGCGCTGATCGTCGCGGTGCTGACGACGATCCCGGGCATTTTCCAGCATATCAATATGCGGACGCCGCATTGGCTGGGCTACTTTATCCAGCGTCCCGAAAGCCACCTGATCCACCACCAGCGCGGCGTGCATGCTTACAACTACGGCGACATTCCGCTGCCCGATATGATCTTCGGCACGTTCAAAAACCCGCGCGCGTGGGAGGGCGAGAATGGGTTCCATGACGGATCGACGACGCAAATTCCGGCGATGCTGGCGTTCCGAAAGATCAGCTGACGGGTCAGCGGGCGTCGCGTTCTCGTTTCGCCCAGCGTTGCAGCACGGGCCGGACTTTCAGAAACGCGAGATACAGCCGCTCAAGCGCCGCCAGCGCGACGCCGTTCCGCGCCACCAGCCCCAGCGGACGCAACAGCGGGACCGCGCGCCACATCGCGGCGAAGGCGGCGGCACCGTCGAGGATCGGGCCGCTACCCTCGCGTGCGTGAAACCGTGCAAGCAACAGGTCGCGGTCGATGGGGCAGGCCGCTCCCTCCGGCGCGACATCGACGAACGCGATGGCCCGCGCGCGGTCGAGCCGCCGCATCAGCGCGATCTCGCGGATGCACAGCGGGCAGGCACCATCGTACCAGACTGTTACAGCGGCCATGCCGCACGATATGGAACCTTAACCGGCACCGCGCTAGGCTGTCGCGCATGGCTATCGATCTGAAAGACTTCGAGACCGGCGCGGACTATGCCGGCGACTATGACGCCGATCTGGCGAAGCTGTCGGCGCGGCTGGAGCGCATTCAGGCCGCGCATATCATCCACGGCAAATCGGCGATCATTGCGGTCGAGGGGTGGGACGCTTCGGGCAAGGGCGGGGCGATCCAGCGGCTGACCGCGAGCTGGGATCCGCGCTGGTACGAGGTCTGGCCGATTGCCGCCCCCAGCGAGGAAGAACGCGTGCGCCATTTCCTGTGGCGCTTCTGGAAGCGGCTGCCGGGACGCGGCGAGATCAACATCTTCGACCGCACCTGGTACGGGCGCGTGCTGGTCGAGCGGGTCGAGGGCTATTGCACCGAGACCGATTGGAAGCGCGCCTATGACGAGATCAACGAGTTCGAGGCGCAGCAAAAGGACAATAATGTCACCGTGGTGAAGCTGTTTATGCACATCACGCAAAAGGAACAGGACAAAAGGTTCCGCGACCGCCTCGACGATCCGTGGAAGCGGTGGAAGACGGGGAAAGACGATTACCGCAATCGCGCGCGCCGTGACGACTACCTCAAGGCCTATCACACCATGTTCGAGCGCACCGACACCCGCTGGGCGCCGTGGAAAGTGATCGATGCGAACGACAAGAAAGCCGCGCGAATCGCGGTGATGTCCTATGTCGCGGACCGGCTGGAGGCGGCGGTGGATATGACGCCGAAGGAGGCCGATCCCGAGGTGGTGGCGCTGGCAAAGGCGGCGGGCGTCTAACGCTCCTCCCCTCAAGGGGAGGGGCTTAAGGATAGTCGATCCCGACGACCTCGACCTCGATCTCGCCGCCCGGCAACGCTACCCGCCGCACATCGCCGACTGCCGCGCCACGCAATGCCCGCGCCATGGGGCTGGTCCAGCCGATCCGGCCTGCCGCAGGGTCGCCTTCGTCGGTGCCGACCAGCGTGACGGTGCGTTCGTTGTCGTCCGCGTCGGCATAGGTCACCGTCGCGCCGAACCAGACGCGGCTGTGGTCGGTCTGAGCGGCGGGGTCGACCACGGTCACCGCCTTCATCCGCTTGGCAAGAAAGCCCGCACGCCGGTCGATGGCGCGCAGTTTCTGGCGGCCGTAGATGTAATCGCCGTTCTCGCTGCGGTCGCCGTTGCCCGCCGCCCAACTGACGATATCGACGGTCGCGGGGCGCTCGACCGACATGAGTTGCGTATATTCGGCGCGAAGGGCCTCGAACCCGGCGGGCGTGATGGGGTCGCTCAACCCGCGTGCCTCAACCGGGTACCCGTTTGCCCAGATACATCGACAGCGGCGTCGTGCTCCGCACCCGCGCCTTGGTCGGGTCGATCAGGTCGTACACGACCGCATTCTCCAGCACCCGCTGCACATAGCCGCGCGTTTCGGTCAGCGGGATCGCCTCGATCCATTGCAGGATGTCGATGCTGCCGTTGCGCGGGTCGCCATTGGCGCGCAGCCACTTGTTCACATTGCCCGGCCCCGCGTTGTACGCCGCCACCGCGAGCGGATAGCTGCCGCCGTAGGTGTCCATCAGTCGCGAGAAATACCAGCTGCCCAGCCGGATGTTATACTGCGGGTCGGCAGTCAGCCCGCCCAGGTCGTAGCTCGCGCCGATCTTGACCGAGGTGTCCCGCGCGGTGCCCGGCATCAGCTGCATCAGGCCACGCGCGCCCGCCCGGCTGAGCGCCGCACGGTCGAACTGGCTTTCCTGCCGCGAAATCGCATGGACCATCGTCCAGTTGCCGGCGGCCTCGGCAGGGACCGGCACCACCGGGAATCCGGCGCGGACGTAATCATTGTATCCGTTGATCCCGGCACTGCGCCCGACCATCACCGCCAGATCGGGCCGCGCGATGCGGCTCGCGAGCTCCACCGCCAGCACATGGTCGGCGTCGCTGGTCGCGGCTTGCGCAATCTGGCGGACGAACAAGGTCTGCGTCTGATGGTCGCCGCGCTGGCCCAGGATCTGGACCGCGCGCACGATTTCCTGATCGAAAAAGGCGGCGCGCTGGTTCTGCGAAATCTCGATCCGCGCGGTCATCGGCGGGATGGCAGGTGCGCGCCCGATGCGTTCGGCGGCGAGCTGTCCGTAAAACTGGTCGAAAAGGGTCGCGGCATTGGCGTAATAGAGGTTCGCATCGCTCTGGCGGCCCGATGCCTCGGCGGCGCGCCCTGCCCAGTACAGCCCCTTGGCGCGCGTCTGCGGCGAGCGTGCGGCCTTGGCGTACAGGTCGAACATGCGGATTGCGTCGGCGGGGCGGCCCAGCTTGTTGAGCGCGGTCGTGCCCGCGAGCCAGGTCGCGTTGGTATATTCGTCGCGCTCGCCGATGGGGCGGTCGCGCACGACCGTGCCTGCGGGGTAAGTGTCGTCGACCTGCCGCGCGATGTCGTACGCGGTCTGGAGCTGTCCCTGTGCCGCCGCGTTGCGCGCGACGGCGACGATCACATCGAGCCATTTTTCGGCATCGAGCGGCGGCGCGTTGAGGCGCCGCGGTGCGGCAAGCAGACTCTGCGCGGCATATTCCTGTCCCGACAGGCGCAACCACGTCACGCGGTCGAGCAGGAAGCCGGGATCGCCGGTGGCGCTGGCGGCGACATAGGACAATTTGGTCGCCGCATCCGGCGCTTTCGCCTGCATCGCCACGCGCGCATCGAACTGCGGCTGGCGCACGGGGCTGGTCAGCGAGAGTTGGCGCGCGGCCAGGCTGGTCGCGCGGCTCCACAGCAAGCGCTCCATCCGCGTGTCGTGATCGGCGGTCGACAGCAGGCCCGGCCAGCGCGTGACAAAGCGGCTTTCGTCGTCGGCCGACAGCGCGCCCATCGTCCAGGCGCGTTTGGCGGCAAGTTTTGCTTCGTCGCGACGGCCTATGGCATCGAGCGCTTCGGCATAGCGCAGCCCGCTCGTCGCCGTCGCGGGCGCAAACCGTCCGAAATAGGCTGCAACGAGCTGCGGGTCTTCGGCATCGGTGCGGAGCGCGCGCTCAGCCGATTTGCGGATCGCCGCTTCGCCCGGCCAGCCGGGGTGCGCGACAAGGAAGCGGGCATAGGACGAAAAGGGCAGGGCGTCGGACTGGCGCACCGCATTCCATTCCGAAATCGCCACGCCCAGCGCGGAATCGTTGACGACCGCGAGCGAGCGCGTCGGCGGCGCGGCCATCAAGTCCTGTGCGGCGGCGATCCCGGGCGCGGCGAGGAGCAGGGCGGAGGCGACAAAGCGATACGTCATGCTGGACATGCTGCGACATGCGTCCTTATCAGGCGCTGAACGGTGCGGGCGGGGGTAAATTCGGTTCATCGGCTCGCTATGCCGCAGCGCAACAGGTGCGTGAAGGGAGAAGATCATGTTTTCCGGCTCGATTCCGGCACTGGTGACGCCGTTTCGGGACGGCAAGGTCGACGAGGCGGCGTTTCGCGCGCTGGTCGACTGGCAGATCGACAACGGTTCGTCGGCGCTCGTCCCTTGCGGCACGACCGGGGAGAGCGCGACGCTGAGCTATGACGAGCACTATCGCGTCATCGAATTGTGCATCGAACAGGCGGCGGGCCGGGTGCCGGTCATCGCGGGCTGCGGGTCGAACGATACCGCCACGGCGGTGCGCCATATGGAATTCGCGAAATCTGCGGGCGCAGCTGCGGCACTCGTCGTGGCACCCTATTACAATCGTCCCAATCAGGACGGCGTGTTCGCGCATTATGCGCATCTCGCGGGGCTCAGCGACCTGCCGATTGTCGTCTATAATGTGCCGGGGCGGACGGTAACCGATATCCAGCCCGAAACCATGGCGCGGCTCGCCGAACTTCCGACGATTATCGGTATCAAGGATGCCAGCGGCAATATGGCGCGCATCGCCGCGCACCGGCTGAGCTGCGGAACAGATTTCTGCCAATTGTCGGGCAATGACGACATGGCGCTCGCCTATAATGCGGCGGGCGGCGTCGGGTGTATTTCGGTGTCGGCGAACGTCGCACCGAAACTCTGTGCCGAGTTTCAGGCGGCATGCGCGGCGGGCGATTATGTGCTCGCACGCGATCTCAACGACAAACTCTATCCGCTTCATGATGCGCTGTTTTCGGATGCCTCGCCCGGGCCGACGAAATACGCGATGGCCAGACTGGTCGACTGGATGACGGACGAACTTCGCCTGCCGATGACCCCGCCGTCGGCGGCGTCGCGCGCCGCTATCGATGCGGCACTCGACTGGGCCGGTCTCGCCTAACCGACGCGGCGCAGTGGCTCCATCGGGCGAGCAAAGTAGCACGCCCAGACATATCGCCATGGCACAATGAAAAAGGCGATCACGATGCCGATGCAGTCGACGAACAGCGACTCGATGTCCGCCGTCCAATGGCCGGTGAGCCAGGCGCGCAACGCGATCAGCGTGAGCCAGACCGTCTTCCACGCGATTTCGTAGAGCATCAGGGGCAGCATCTGCATCGGATAGCGGACGCCGAGCAGGCTGAGCAGCGCCAGTGCCGCAAGCATCGACTTGGCCAGTCCGCGCATCACAGGCCAGTCGGTCGATTCGAACAGCAATTGCGTCCAGACGACGCTGCCCATGACCAGTGCCATGAGCAGAAAAAGGAAACGCATGGCATTGATGCGCCATAGGGCGACCGGTGGCAGTGCGATCTCGCGATCCGGATTCATGCGTTTTCCCCGCCATGTTTATGAACAGTGTGTATTAGTGACATAATACAATAACACGATCAACCGGCGGGCGCCATAAATCGACCGTGGCGGATTGGTTTGAATAATGCCGCGAGCGCCCTAAATGCCGCCACGCTATGGCCCGCCCCCGTCCCGAACAAGTGAAAGCCAAGACCGTCGCCGAGAACCGGCGCGCGCGGTACGACTATGCCATCGAGGACACCTATG
Protein-coding regions in this window:
- a CDS encoding energy transducer TonB, which produces MMILAMLLQSAPLVADPSKIRPAESPGTWVSNADYPPSAQRAGIEGVVGFKLSVDRAGKVTSCTVTASSGSSILDDKTCSLMMERAKFLPGYDAKGRPFGGEYSSRFRWSIMKNAPIIPFVGTVGEPYLFTMRIEVSAEGAITKCETLSPPGIRENTGPCRDILASKPIKPYVDAAGRPVPKVLIIRHELEIRDQ
- a CDS encoding Uma2 family endonuclease, producing MNAPFSPPTATAEPFRFTVDQFIALHEQGLFDDYAKSELIEGEIVVMNAQWSRHARVKTDLAFELGKALRDMGSPLRPQVEVSIRLSDGSLPEPDITLTDYRGDGAVPLAHVALVIEVSDSTLETDLGRKSDLYAAAGIAEYWVIDLNENRALMHENPDADGYHGQLDVLLGERLVSATIEGLEVDTETLLD
- a CDS encoding sterol desaturase family protein — protein: MTTYHYIVIALFALFALADFVGRRTQFPDIRYWRIMGVVSTILYFTIATFAPFVWDAFFGAHQLIDGSVLPFWAQVVGGFLILEFGIYFWHRAMHGWDPLWCATHQMHHSAERVDIWGAYYFHPLDMLGWSLLGSLCLVWIFGLSAEAALIVAVLTTIPGIFQHINMRTPHWLGYFIQRPESHLIHHQRGVHAYNYGDIPLPDMIFGTFKNPRAWEGENGFHDGSTTQIPAMLAFRKIS
- a CDS encoding DUF393 domain-containing protein yields the protein MAAVTVWYDGACPLCIREIALMRRLDRARAIAFVDVAPEGAACPIDRDLLLARFHAREGSGPILDGAAAFAAMWRAVPLLRPLGLVARNGVALAALERLYLAFLKVRPVLQRWAKRERDAR
- a CDS encoding polyphosphate kinase 2 family protein, with the translated sequence MAIDLKDFETGADYAGDYDADLAKLSARLERIQAAHIIHGKSAIIAVEGWDASGKGGAIQRLTASWDPRWYEVWPIAAPSEEERVRHFLWRFWKRLPGRGEINIFDRTWYGRVLVERVEGYCTETDWKRAYDEINEFEAQQKDNNVTVVKLFMHITQKEQDKRFRDRLDDPWKRWKTGKDDYRNRARRDDYLKAYHTMFERTDTRWAPWKVIDANDKKAARIAVMSYVADRLEAAVDMTPKEADPEVVALAKAAGV
- a CDS encoding GreA/GreB family elongation factor → MSDPITPAGFEALRAEYTQLMSVERPATVDIVSWAAGNGDRSENGDYIYGRQKLRAIDRRAGFLAKRMKAVTVVDPAAQTDHSRVWFGATVTYADADDNERTVTLVGTDEGDPAAGRIGWTSPMARALRGAAVGDVRRVALPGGEIEVEVVGIDYP
- a CDS encoding lytic transglycosylase domain-containing protein, whose protein sequence is MSSMTYRFVASALLLAAPGIAAAQDLMAAPPTRSLAVVNDSALGVAISEWNAVRQSDALPFSSYARFLVAHPGWPGEAAIRKSAERALRTDAEDPQLVAAYFGRFAPATATSGLRYAEALDAIGRRDEAKLAAKRAWTMGALSADDESRFVTRWPGLLSTADHDTRMERLLWSRATSLAARQLSLTSPVRQPQFDARVAMQAKAPDAATKLSYVAASATGDPGFLLDRVTWLRLSGQEYAAQSLLAAPRRLNAPPLDAEKWLDVIVAVARNAAAQGQLQTAYDIARQVDDTYPAGTVVRDRPIGERDEYTNATWLAGTTALNKLGRPADAIRMFDLYAKAARSPQTRAKGLYWAGRAAEASGRQSDANLYYANAATLFDQFYGQLAAERIGRAPAIPPMTARIEISQNQRAAFFDQEIVRAVQILGQRGDHQTQTLFVRQIAQAATSDADHVLAVELASRIARPDLAVMVGRSAGINGYNDYVRAGFPVVPVPAEAAGNWTMVHAISRQESQFDRAALSRAGARGLMQLMPGTARDTSVKIGASYDLGGLTADPQYNIRLGSWYFSRLMDTYGGSYPLAVAAYNAGPGNVNKWLRANGDPRNGSIDILQWIEAIPLTETRGYVQRVLENAVVYDLIDPTKARVRSTTPLSMYLGKRVPG
- the dapA gene encoding 4-hydroxy-tetrahydrodipicolinate synthase, encoding MFSGSIPALVTPFRDGKVDEAAFRALVDWQIDNGSSALVPCGTTGESATLSYDEHYRVIELCIEQAAGRVPVIAGCGSNDTATAVRHMEFAKSAGAAAALVVAPYYNRPNQDGVFAHYAHLAGLSDLPIVVYNVPGRTVTDIQPETMARLAELPTIIGIKDASGNMARIAAHRLSCGTDFCQLSGNDDMALAYNAAGGVGCISVSANVAPKLCAEFQAACAAGDYVLARDLNDKLYPLHDALFSDASPGPTKYAMARLVDWMTDELRLPMTPPSAASRAAIDAALDWAGLA